A genomic segment from Aegilops tauschii subsp. strangulata cultivar AL8/78 chromosome 1, Aet v6.0, whole genome shotgun sequence encodes:
- the LOC109758735 gene encoding uncharacterized protein, giving the protein MASNQNQASYMAGETKARTEEKTGQMMDKAGQATEATKQKAGETAEATKQKAGEAKDKTAQTAQAAKDRAAESKDQTGSFLGEKTEAAKQKAAEATEAAKQKASETAQYAQERSSDAAQYTKESAVAGKDKTSGVLQQASETVVNAVVGAKDAVANTLGMGGDNTNTAKDTTTEKITRDH; this is encoded by the exons ATGGCCTCCAACCAGAACCAGGCGAGCTACATGGCCGGCGAAACCAAGGCCCGCACCGAG GAGAAGACCGGGCAGATGATGGACAAGGCGGGGCAGGCCACGGAGGCCACTAAGCAGAAGGCCGGCGAGACGGCCGAGGCCACCAAGCAGAAGGCCGGCGAGGCCAAGGACAAGACGGCGCAGACGGCGCAGGCAGCCAAGGACCGCGCCGCCGAGAGCAAGGACCAGACAGGCAGCTTCCTCGGCGAGAAGACGGAGGCGGCCAAGCAGAAGGCCGCCGAGGCAACAGAGGCGGCCAAGCAGAAGGCGTCGGAGACGGCGCAGTACGCGCAGGAGCGGTCCTCCGACGCCGCACAGTACACCAAGGAATCAGCCGTCGCCGGCAAGGACAAGACCAGCGGCGTGCTCCAGCAGGCCAGCGAGACGGTGGTGAACGCCGTGGTGGGCGCCAAGGACGCGGTGGCGAACACGCTGGGCATGGGCGGCGACAACACCAACACCGCCAAGGACACCACCACCGAGAAGATCACCAGGGATCACTAG